The proteins below come from a single Panicum hallii strain FIL2 chromosome 7, PHallii_v3.1, whole genome shotgun sequence genomic window:
- the LOC112900401 gene encoding thaumatin-like protein — MVEKLKLSLLPLLCFFFFLLLSGGADSTRVFTIINQCKAVIWPAVTPGESFGGGGFALRPGQSMVFTAPVGWSGRIWGRTDCSFDASGNGSCATGSCGSSLRCGASGAPPASLAEFTLAAVDYYDVSLVDGFNLPMVIKPVNGQGNCSAAGCDGDLRQTCPSELAVKANGRTVACRSACDVFNTDQYCCRGQFGNPATCQPTFYSKKFKAACPTAYSYAYDDPTSIFTCSNADYIITFCSNTKQSACSYHNNRLVCSSGSSSSRRTMVSSTLMLLPSVVFYLALLLVQF; from the exons ATGGTGGAGAAGCTGAAATTGTCTCTGCTGCctctcctctgcttcttcttcttcttactCTTATCAG GTGGTGCGGATTCGACCCGCGTGTTCACCATCATCAACCAGTGCAAGGCGGTGATCTGGCCTGCGGTGACCCCCGGCGAGagcttcggcggcggcgggttcgCCCTCCGGCCCGGGCAGTCCATGGTGTTCACGGCGCCCGTGGGGTGGTCGGGCCGCATCTGGGGCCGCACCGACTGCAGCTTCGACGCGTCCGGGAACGGCTCCTGCGCCACGGGCTCCTGCGGCTCCTCGCTCCGCTGCGGCGCGTCGGGGGCGCCGCCCGCCAGCCTCGCCGAGTTCACGCTGGCGGCCGTCGACTACTACGACGTGAGCCTGGTGGACGGCTTCAACCTGCCCATGGTGATCAAGCCGGTGAACGGGCAGGGCAACTGCAGCGCGGCGGGGTGCGACGGCGACCTGCGGCAGACGTGCCCGTCGGAGCTGGCGGTGAAGGCCAACGGGCGCACGGTGGCGTGCCGGAGCGCCTGCGACGTGTTCAACACGGACCAGTACTGCTGCCGGGGGCAGTTCGGGAACCCGGCGACGTGCCAGCCCACATTCTACTCCAAGAAGTTCAAGGCGGCGTGCCCCACGGCGTACAGCTACGCCTACGACGACCCCACCAGCATCTTCACCTGCTCCAACGCCGACTACATCATCACCTTCTGCTCAAACACCAAGCAGTCGGCATGCTCCTACCACAACAACCGCCTTGTGTGCAGCAGCGGCTCATCATCGTCCAGACGCACCATGGTGTCTTCAACCCTCATGCTGCTGCCTTCAGTAGTGTTTTATTTGGCACTACTACTAGTGCAGTTTTGA
- the LOC112900370 gene encoding uncharacterized protein LOC112900370, with amino-acid sequence MVEAAGRSAAAREAKKTTTSAGAAAAMKKKLVMSKKPQKAEKEGSGSLRTKKQSSHRQCREPESPSYRLALKSIFSCRNSSGQQHPASASAPESGKKLGCKLKDSESSSSQQRVAEETAGEACKRRASVSGSSERCVKKPLSELPRPNNSKQQLQRGGSSSSSSGGSFRAGMQLRRLSGCYECHMVVDPVSGSSSMRATVCPCPDCGEIFVRQESLQLHQSVRHAVCELGADDTSRNIIEIIFQSSWLKKQSPVCKVERILKVHNTARTLARFEEYRDAVKAKANKALQAKTTKHPRCSADGNELLRFHCATLACALGLNGATHLCDAGGCGACAIIRDGFMIRNASGGGGVRTMATSGRAHDDAVADLDLEERRRAMLVCRVIAGRVKRPPILKEEEAEEGSAAAAEADELPHDGDDELEFDSVAGSAGVYSNLEELQVFNPRAILPCFVVVYKAA; translated from the exons ATGGTGGAAGCTGCAGGCAGATCGGCAGCCGCAAGGGAGGCCAAGAAGACTACCACTTCcgccggtgccgccgccgccatgaagAAGAAACTTGTGATGAGCAAGAAGCCTCAGAAGGCGGAGAAAGAAGGCAGCGGCAGCCTCAGGACGAAAAAGCAGAGCAGCCATCGTCAGTGCAGGGAGCCGGAGAGCCCTTCCTACAGGTTAGCGCTCAAGAGCATCTTCTCCTGCAGAAACAGTAGCGGGCAGCAGCACCCCGCGTCCGCCTCCGCGCCGGAGAGCGGCAAGAAGCtgggctgcaagctcaaggacagcgagagcagcagcagccagcagagGGTGGCGGAGGAGACGGCGGGCGAGGCCTGCAAGCGGCGGGCGTCGGTGAGCGGCAGCAGCGAGCGGTGCGTGAAGAAGCCCCTGAGCGAGCTGCCCAGGCCCAACAACTCGAAGCAGCAGCTGCAGCGGGgtgggtcgtcgtcgtcgtcttcgggCGGGTCGTTCCGGGCCGGCATGCAGCTGAGGCGGCTGTCGGGGTGCTACGAGTGCCACATGGTGGTGGATCCCGTGAGCGGCAGCTCGTCGATGAGGGCCACCGTGTGCCCCTGCCCCGACTGCGGCGAGATCTTCGTCAGGCAGGAGAGCCTGCAGCTCCACCAGTCCGTCAGGCACGCAG TTTGTGAGCTTGGCGCTGATGACACGAGCCGGAACATCATCGAGATCATCTTCCAGTCGAGCTGGCTGAAGAAGCAGAGCCCCGTGTGCAAGGTGGAGCGCATCCTCAAGGTCCACAACACGGCCCGCACGCTGGCCCGCTTCGAGGAGTACCGCGACGCCGTCAAGGCCAAGGCCAATAAGGCCCTTCAGGCCAAGACGACGAAGCACCCGCGCTGCTCCGCCGACGGCAACGAGCTGCTCCGCTTCCACTGCGCCACCCTGGCCTGCGCGCTGGGCCTCAACGGCGCCACGCACCTGTGCGACGCCGGCGGGTGCGGCGCCTGCGCCATCATCCGCGACGGCTTCATGATCAGGaacgccagcggcggcggcggcgtgcggacgATGGCGACGAGCGGCCGCGCGCACGATGACGCTGTGGCGGACCTGGACCTGGAGGAGCGGAGGAGGGCGATGCTGGTGTGCCGGGTGATAGCGGGGCGGGTGAAGCGGCCGCCAATCCTAAAGGAGGAGGAAGCCGAGGAGggttcggcggcggcggcggaggcagatGAGCTGCCgcatgatggtgatgatgagtTGGAGTTCGACTCGGTGGCGGGGTCGGCGGGGGTGTACTCCAACCTGGAGGAGCTGCAGGTGTTCAACCCAAGGGCCATCCTGCCATGCTTTGTTGTCGTCTACAAGGCGGCTTAA
- the LOC112899137 gene encoding small glutamine-rich tetratricopeptide repeat-containing protein isoform X2, with protein sequence MGNMTRSDSPVSRRIVLSFLDFLNSVELAPGADPEALEVARDCLESIFSVNSSAAGEGIQPGLLLELFTSLEANGRDKPRPGLVSQSVSNKPSQSASTSNIEEDSNKCTTSNSDSQVEDTFDLDHSGDELFAKVYAALDEINFFKTSPAGAEDPGQLSKATQYFNEAVLSMQKSGRKNASLVDLAESFKSRGNEFMRSNQHLKAVELYTCAIALSRKNAIYYCNRAAAYTLLNMNNEAIVDCLKSIEIDPNYSKAYSRLGSAYFALGNYQDALYKGYLKAAELDPSNENVRQNIEVTKKKLAEQQVPPEEQNTHARQVQGSHPMFTSNGIPFNLFPPGSSPSPEFFADFINHGSDLGQPPSGQSMSINLNNIFGQANVNASGQVSSQTGNSNTPPASFPTGAAVPPFAFSGSGNEGNRAHQASSGHEREHGEPGIHRDDGIHINLTGPEQAAEALRTVMQMFGPQISPHEGAPRGPG encoded by the exons ATGGGGAATATGACCCGCTCGGACTCGCCCGTCTCCCGCCGCATCGtcctctccttcctcgacttcCTCAACTCCG TTGAATTAGCTCCTGGGGCCGATCCTGAAGCTCTCGAAGTTGCTAGGGATTGCCTGGAATCCATTTTTAGTGTCAACTCATCAGCCGCTGGCGAGGGGATACAACCAGGACTGTTACTTGAACTGTTTACTTCTCTCGAAGCTAATGGAAGAGATAAGCCAAGACCTGGATTGGTATCACAATCAGTATCAAACAAGCCATCGCAAAGCGCGAGTACATCTAATATTGAGGAAGACTCTAATAAATGTACAACGTCAAAT AGTGACAGCCAGGTGGAGGATACCTTTGACCTAG ATCATTCAGGAGATGAACTATTTGCAAAAGTTTATGCTGCACTTGATGAAATCAATTTCTTTAAGACATCTCCTGCTGGAGCTGAAGATCCTGGCCAACTTTCAAAAGCAACACAATACTTCAATGAAGCAGTACTA tcgatgcaaaagtcaGGAAGGAAAAATGCAAGCTTAGTAGACCTTGCAGAGTCCTTTAAATCAAGAG GTAATGAATTCATGAGATCAAACCAACACCTTAAAGCAGTAGAACTGTACACCTGTGCCATTGCATTGAGCAGGAAAAATGCTATTTACTACTGTAACAG GGCTGCTGCCTATACCCTTCTTAATATGAACAATGAAGCTATTGTGGATTGCCTAAAGTCGATTGAAATCGACCCCAACTACAGCAAAGCATATAGCCGACTTGGATCTGCTTATTTTGCTCTAGGGAATTATCAAGATGCATTATACAAGGGATACTTGAAAG CCGCGGAGCTGGATCCTAGTAATGAAAATGTCCGGCAGAATATTGAG GTCACCAAAAAGAAACTGGCCGAACAACAAGTCCCACCAGAAGAGCAG AATACGCACGCACGTCAAGTTCAAGGATCACACCCAATGTTTACAAGTAATGGTATTCCTTTTAATCTGTTTCCACCGGGTAGTTCTCCAAGTCCTGAATTCTTCGCCGACTTCATCAATCATGGATCTGATCTTGGTCAACCACCATCTGGACAATCAATGAGTATAAATCTGAATAACATTTTTGGTCAAGCAAATGTCAATGCTAGCGGGCAAGTATCGAGTCAAACAGGGAATTCAAATACTCCACCTGCTTCTTTCCCAACCGGTGCTGCAGTTCCTCCTTTTGCCTTCTCAGGATCAGGTAATGAAGGAAATCGTGCACACCAAGCTTCTAGTGGACATGAAAGGGAACATGGTGAACCAGGCATACATAGGGATGATGGCATCCATATAAACTTGACAGGACCGGAGCAGGCTGCAGAGGCTTTAAGGACTGTGATGCAGATGTTTGGGCCACAGATCAGTCCACATGAAGGCGCACCTAGAG GGCCAGGTTAA
- the LOC112899137 gene encoding small glutamine-rich tetratricopeptide repeat-containing protein isoform X3 — MGNMTRSDSPVSRRIVLSFLDFLNSVELAPGADPEALEVARDCLESIFSVNSSAAGEGIQPGLLLELFTSLEANGRDKPRPGLVSQSVSNKPSQSASTSNIEEDSNKCTTSNLYYRLIWSFADPDQSDSQVEDTFDLDHSGDELFAKVYAALDEINFFKTSPAGAEDPGQLSKATQYFNEAVLSMQKSGRKNASLVDLAESFKSRGNEFMRSNQHLKAVELYTCAIALSRKNAIYYCNRAAAYTLLNMNNEAIVDCLKSIEIDPNYSKAYSRLGSAYFALGNYQDALYKGYLKAAELDPSNENVRQNIEVTKKKLAEQQVPPEEQNTHARQVQGSHPMFTSNGIPFNLFPPGSSPSPEFFADFINHGSDLGQPPSGQSMSINLNNIFGQANVNASGQVSSQTGNSNTPPASFPTGAAVPPFAFSGSGPEQAAEALRTVMQMFGPQISPHEGAPRGPG, encoded by the exons ATGGGGAATATGACCCGCTCGGACTCGCCCGTCTCCCGCCGCATCGtcctctccttcctcgacttcCTCAACTCCG TTGAATTAGCTCCTGGGGCCGATCCTGAAGCTCTCGAAGTTGCTAGGGATTGCCTGGAATCCATTTTTAGTGTCAACTCATCAGCCGCTGGCGAGGGGATACAACCAGGACTGTTACTTGAACTGTTTACTTCTCTCGAAGCTAATGGAAGAGATAAGCCAAGACCTGGATTGGTATCACAATCAGTATCAAACAAGCCATCGCAAAGCGCGAGTACATCTAATATTGAGGAAGACTCTAATAAATGTACAACGTCAAAT TTATATTATCGTCTCATATGGTCTTTCGCTGATCCTGATCAGAGTGACAGCCAGGTGGAGGATACCTTTGACCTAG ATCATTCAGGAGATGAACTATTTGCAAAAGTTTATGCTGCACTTGATGAAATCAATTTCTTTAAGACATCTCCTGCTGGAGCTGAAGATCCTGGCCAACTTTCAAAAGCAACACAATACTTCAATGAAGCAGTACTA tcgatgcaaaagtcaGGAAGGAAAAATGCAAGCTTAGTAGACCTTGCAGAGTCCTTTAAATCAAGAG GTAATGAATTCATGAGATCAAACCAACACCTTAAAGCAGTAGAACTGTACACCTGTGCCATTGCATTGAGCAGGAAAAATGCTATTTACTACTGTAACAG GGCTGCTGCCTATACCCTTCTTAATATGAACAATGAAGCTATTGTGGATTGCCTAAAGTCGATTGAAATCGACCCCAACTACAGCAAAGCATATAGCCGACTTGGATCTGCTTATTTTGCTCTAGGGAATTATCAAGATGCATTATACAAGGGATACTTGAAAG CCGCGGAGCTGGATCCTAGTAATGAAAATGTCCGGCAGAATATTGAG GTCACCAAAAAGAAACTGGCCGAACAACAAGTCCCACCAGAAGAGCAG AATACGCACGCACGTCAAGTTCAAGGATCACACCCAATGTTTACAAGTAATGGTATTCCTTTTAATCTGTTTCCACCGGGTAGTTCTCCAAGTCCTGAATTCTTCGCCGACTTCATCAATCATGGATCTGATCTTGGTCAACCACCATCTGGACAATCAATGAGTATAAATCTGAATAACATTTTTGGTCAAGCAAATGTCAATGCTAGCGGGCAAGTATCGAGTCAAACAGGGAATTCAAATACTCCACCTGCTTCTTTCCCAACCGGTGCTGCAGTTCCTCCTTTTGCCTTCTCAGGATCAG GACCGGAGCAGGCTGCAGAGGCTTTAAGGACTGTGATGCAGATGTTTGGGCCACAGATCAGTCCACATGAAGGCGCACCTAGAG GGCCAGGTTAA
- the LOC112899137 gene encoding uncharacterized protein LOC112899137 isoform X1, which translates to MGNMTRSDSPVSRRIVLSFLDFLNSVELAPGADPEALEVARDCLESIFSVNSSAAGEGIQPGLLLELFTSLEANGRDKPRPGLVSQSVSNKPSQSASTSNIEEDSNKCTTSNLYYRLIWSFADPDQSDSQVEDTFDLDHSGDELFAKVYAALDEINFFKTSPAGAEDPGQLSKATQYFNEAVLSMQKSGRKNASLVDLAESFKSRGNEFMRSNQHLKAVELYTCAIALSRKNAIYYCNRAAAYTLLNMNNEAIVDCLKSIEIDPNYSKAYSRLGSAYFALGNYQDALYKGYLKAAELDPSNENVRQNIEVTKKKLAEQQVPPEEQNTHARQVQGSHPMFTSNGIPFNLFPPGSSPSPEFFADFINHGSDLGQPPSGQSMSINLNNIFGQANVNASGQVSSQTGNSNTPPASFPTGAAVPPFAFSGSGNEGNRAHQASSGHEREHGEPGIHRDDGIHINLTGPEQAAEALRTVMQMFGPQISPHEGAPRGPG; encoded by the exons ATGGGGAATATGACCCGCTCGGACTCGCCCGTCTCCCGCCGCATCGtcctctccttcctcgacttcCTCAACTCCG TTGAATTAGCTCCTGGGGCCGATCCTGAAGCTCTCGAAGTTGCTAGGGATTGCCTGGAATCCATTTTTAGTGTCAACTCATCAGCCGCTGGCGAGGGGATACAACCAGGACTGTTACTTGAACTGTTTACTTCTCTCGAAGCTAATGGAAGAGATAAGCCAAGACCTGGATTGGTATCACAATCAGTATCAAACAAGCCATCGCAAAGCGCGAGTACATCTAATATTGAGGAAGACTCTAATAAATGTACAACGTCAAAT TTATATTATCGTCTCATATGGTCTTTCGCTGATCCTGATCAGAGTGACAGCCAGGTGGAGGATACCTTTGACCTAG ATCATTCAGGAGATGAACTATTTGCAAAAGTTTATGCTGCACTTGATGAAATCAATTTCTTTAAGACATCTCCTGCTGGAGCTGAAGATCCTGGCCAACTTTCAAAAGCAACACAATACTTCAATGAAGCAGTACTA tcgatgcaaaagtcaGGAAGGAAAAATGCAAGCTTAGTAGACCTTGCAGAGTCCTTTAAATCAAGAG GTAATGAATTCATGAGATCAAACCAACACCTTAAAGCAGTAGAACTGTACACCTGTGCCATTGCATTGAGCAGGAAAAATGCTATTTACTACTGTAACAG GGCTGCTGCCTATACCCTTCTTAATATGAACAATGAAGCTATTGTGGATTGCCTAAAGTCGATTGAAATCGACCCCAACTACAGCAAAGCATATAGCCGACTTGGATCTGCTTATTTTGCTCTAGGGAATTATCAAGATGCATTATACAAGGGATACTTGAAAG CCGCGGAGCTGGATCCTAGTAATGAAAATGTCCGGCAGAATATTGAG GTCACCAAAAAGAAACTGGCCGAACAACAAGTCCCACCAGAAGAGCAG AATACGCACGCACGTCAAGTTCAAGGATCACACCCAATGTTTACAAGTAATGGTATTCCTTTTAATCTGTTTCCACCGGGTAGTTCTCCAAGTCCTGAATTCTTCGCCGACTTCATCAATCATGGATCTGATCTTGGTCAACCACCATCTGGACAATCAATGAGTATAAATCTGAATAACATTTTTGGTCAAGCAAATGTCAATGCTAGCGGGCAAGTATCGAGTCAAACAGGGAATTCAAATACTCCACCTGCTTCTTTCCCAACCGGTGCTGCAGTTCCTCCTTTTGCCTTCTCAGGATCAGGTAATGAAGGAAATCGTGCACACCAAGCTTCTAGTGGACATGAAAGGGAACATGGTGAACCAGGCATACATAGGGATGATGGCATCCATATAAACTTGACAGGACCGGAGCAGGCTGCAGAGGCTTTAAGGACTGTGATGCAGATGTTTGGGCCACAGATCAGTCCACATGAAGGCGCACCTAGAG GGCCAGGTTAA